gggttgggggtggggaggctccAGGAAGccagaggaaagaaggaaggtgaagcaggggaGGGGGCACTTGTCCCAGTGGCAACCCCCAcgacccacccctgcccccaagctAATCGTCTACAGGTGAGAGACTAGGTGTGCTGACACGGATCCAGCCTTGGGCTGCCAGCCAAATGCTGTGGCCGTGTTTCTGCAAAGATTGCTTATGACCCATCCTCACTCAACTGGCGTGCCCACTCATGCCGAACTTATAAAGCGGGGCTAGATCTTCcccgggtgggtttctgagactgcaactgtttatgggagtagaaagcccagtctttctcccctggagaggctggtggtttctaagtaGTGGCAGTGCTGGTCTCtgcccaacacatacccactcTGCCACTGAGGCTCCTAGATGTCGGCTCACAGAATTTGTATAGGAGAGTAGACGTGCTCCTTAAGACTTCCGACACGGCAAACtttgatgggagcagagagcctccttctCCCGTTGGaccgctggtgggttggaactgctgaccttgaggtgtagGACCCTCTTGGGTTCCAGGGCTACTCTGAAAAGGTTACCAACCCCCCCAGTCACACCTACTGCTCTTGAGAAGAGATCCCACGAAGAGTTTCAGAGGCTTCTGTACATCTTTGTGAGAGCAGACTCATCGTACTtccgcggagtggctggtgggtttgagctgctgaccttgaggtgagcagcccagtgattCACCCagggtgccaccaggcctccatggTAAAGGGCTTGATTTTCGGGttgaggagcctctgtgggagagCAGGGCATAGGAGGGAGTATGGGGACAGCAATGAGGTGGGAGGTGGACATAAGGAGACAGCTGTGAGGACAGCTCTGGGAGACCTGAACCtaaacccaaagagcaagtcctgctGCTGGAACTAGCGAAGCCTGGTGGCACTCAGACCCCCATGGTTCCTTCTCTCTCAGTGGTGACTGGAGCCACAGATGGCATCGGCCAGGCTTATGCGCATGAGGTGAGCTGGACTTGGGGTGGGCCACAGGGGAGGGAGCTTCTGGGGTGTGCCAGCCAAGCCTCTGTAATGACAGCCTTTACTATGCACATTGTCTGTCTGGCTCAGACTTCTCCTACTACAATCCTCTCATACATCCCCTAGACAGGGCCCCATGCGGACACTACACTTTCCAGCCCCTTCTCCCCAACCAGACATTCAAAATGCATTGACTGACACCTGACCCTCCactcccaccaccccctcccccaccccaccgccaggATGGTTTCTCCGTCAGCTGACCAGTAGGGTGacctactggtatttcaaactgcAGTGGCGTAGTTGCCAGCAGCACACAaaccatcacagtatgacaactgacagatgagtgaggTTCCCTAGACTGCCCAGGAAGAACAGGTGCATGGGAACCTCATTTTGAATAAATCCAGgtatgaaggaaggaaggatagaGATCACGGACATTCGAAGTTATGGAGTCCTTGAGAACTTAAACCCAATCTGTCCGGGGATTCTGGGAGCCTAACCAGACGCCATGACCTTCCTGAGCTCGGATTCAGTTGGCCACTTCACTCCCAGGCAGCTCCCTGCACTGCTAACCCCCTCTCCTCCAGTTCTGCTCTCTGAATGCAGGCTCCCTGCCCGCAGGCTGCTGAGTCTCTTTTGCCCACTCCAGTCCCTGGGTCCCTGCAACCACAGCCACTCACAGTCCCTATGACTGCACACCTTCATCAACCTGTCCTTCACCCCCTGTAGTTTGCCAAGAGAGGTCTGAACATCGTCCTCATCAGCAGAAACATGAACAAGCTGGAGAAGGAGGCAAAGGAGATTGGTGAGACCCAGGGGGCAGAGGGGTTAGGGCAGCAGTGGGGGCTGGGCCAGAACAGGGCTAGAAAGGGTCTGGGGGTGGAGCCCTGTAGGGACAAGGGATGGGGACAGGGGCTGGCTTTGGTTGGGGCTGCAGCAAGGGAGGGACAGACAGGAGCTTAGGGTCTGATttgctccctctctgccttcctagAGCGGCTTCATGGCACCGACACACGTGTCATCCAGGCTGACTTCACCGGGGGCTTGGAGATCTACGGGGCCATTGAGGAAGGGCTGAAGGGCCTGGAGATTGGAGTACTGGGTATGTCCTATGGTttgggtggggcaggggcagaggaggaAGCCAGCCCTCAACCACCCCCAAGCTCATGTGGCTCCTGGGTCATCTCGCGGGCCGCACTGCCTGGACTGCTGGAGTGACACAGACCATGGGTTTCCTCTGGTTCAGTGAACAACGTGGGCATGAATTACTCTCCGCGCTTCAGGAAACTGCTGGAATGTGAGAACCCAGCCCAAGTGAGTGACACCTGGCCCTGGCTCCCCAGAGGCACCTGGTCCTCTGACTCCTCACTGCCCTCTGTTGGAAAGCAGGCACAATGCCCTTGCTTTGTTAGGACCGTGCTCTCCACCGCCATCTGCAGGAAGTCTGTTGTAGAAGCTCCAAGTCTGATGCCCCAGGTGTGACTGACCAGCCTGTGAAGGGGATGGGCTCCTGCAGTGTGCCACCTGTACCTTGTTCAAGCCGGGCCTGCTTCTGCCATGTTCATGTTCATGTATTTACTGTCACGTTGGAGGAAACTACCTCATGTGTCACAAAAACATTCAAGTCTGTTTCAGTATTACTTTTCATCCTCTATAACCTCTGCGACCAGCGTCACCATAAGATGGGCAGGAGACAGGAAAGTTTTCACGGCTGTCACTCTTCTCTCCTCTTCACATTTATTGCCCCTCATGTATTTGTAGTGcaaacacatacaaagaaaaatatacatCGTTGCCCAGCCCATCGAATCAGAACTGGGCCAGGATCCAGGTAAACACCCGTGTGTGTAGTTCTCTTGTCTTcaattttctcctctccctccctctctcattccCTCCCATCCCTACTCTCCCTCCTAGTCCTTAAGGTTTTcctttactgtgaagactatttttctttttttttattcccctctATTGTAATGGAATGATAAAATAGTTATAAGATGGACTCACTTGGCTTAGCATCCAATGTGGTCCACGTCAGGAGGCGTTTGGCAGGCTGGTCATTGTGATTCTGGGATACCTCCCACCCCGCTGTGCACCCGTACCACAGTTTAGTTACCCATTCCTTCACAGTCGGGGGGTTGGGTTGTTCCCATCATTTCCCGTCATACATCTGGCATGGAGcgacatgggtgtgattttatctttgttttgtcCCTCATTTCTTTAGGGCATCAACTGAGCAGTGAGATTACAGAGCTGTGTGGTATTTTATTCGAATTGGTTTACTGTTTCTGCTGTGGCTGTACAATTCTGCTCTCCCACCAGCGGTGGGTTAGCTTCCCAATACCTCCACgtcctttctgtttgtttttgagtttgcTGAGCATTTCAGAGTGAGGATGTAGCTCTTGTTACCATTCGTCTTCCTTTTCTAGCTGATGGTCACGGGAATTTCTTCCTAGGGTAGTGGGTGACttggatgtcatctttagtaTGTCATTTCCTCATACCTTGTGcccatttaaaaaatggttttattgggacatattcCACCTATCATACAAGTCAGTCATTCAGTCCTATCCAGAAGACGAGTTCAGTCGTCACCACAGTGaagtttaggacattttcttctttcttgtactccttgttgtgagctccccatttcccaaaACCTCCCCTTTCCATACTTCCAAGGACccttcaatccagttactgtctctatcgatTTAACCACTCTGGGCTTCATATACTGcaaaacatataaaaacaaagaaacaagatgCTGAGAAAAATCAAACAGAGAAAAGCCTCGATTGAAAAGATATCAGAAAACATTAGAACCTAGATCAATTTTAAAACGGATCAAAAGGGACATCAAATACCAAGAGGTTAAATTTTCAACTAGTTGCTTTTACCCTAATTCATTTTCCATTACATTCTACAGGAGAGCAAGGCAATTCGTGGCCCTAGTCCATGTTccaagggaattcactggagacttCATCCCTGTGTTTTTTccctgaactttaaaaaaaaaaaaacaacgcatACAACATTTAAATAGGACAAAAGTAGGACTCAAATGAGATGCTATTTTTTCGTATGCCTATTTTTTTTATTGAATTATTTGCGTTTTCCTGATTGAGGTCTTACACATTTcttatattattattaaatacttttatgggGGCTCTTGCGGTTTTATATAGATTTTTGGATTTAGCTCTTTATCAGCTATACTTGAACAAATATTTCCCCCTAGTCTGTGAattcttttttgcttttgttgatgTCTTTAGAAGTCCACAACTGCCATAATTTCAGTCCTCTAGTTTGTCtgctgtagtgtgtgtgtgtgtgtgttttcattattATCGGTAGTGTATTTATGCCTAGTTGTGGACCACTTCATTTTGTCCTTATTTTTTCACTAATGGTCGCTTATAATTCTgaggtttatatttaggtctttgtacATCTTGACTTTGCTTTTTATATGGTGCGAGGTATGGACcttatttcattcttttgcaggtgagaGTCCATTACTTTGTGTGTTTTACGACGCAGTGCACGTACTCACATACACAGTAAAATCACCACCTCAGCCATTGGCACACGTCCAATTCCATGACATCGATTGCATTTTCCTGTGATGGCCATCCTTTCCCAAACCACTCTACCACTGTTCACATCAACTCAATCCCCactaaccccctccccccacccttttatATTCCACTTAGGAATGTAAAAGTATGTGTGCATAGAAagtcctggtggcgctgtggggtaAGCCTGAAGCTGCTAAAAAAAaatgttggtgattcaaaccaaccagctactccagaggagaaagatgaagctgtctaggCTGGTAAATATTTAAGGTCATGGTAGGcttagagtcagaatggacttccaGAGAGTGGGTATTagtgggcattgactcaatggcaggggcttACTTTTACTTCAGGGTACAACCAGTTATTGCCATTGTTGGCATATAGATTTATACACCTTctgccccccaaaaaaaacattttattgggagataatataaatatatcattccatagttcaacagCCACAGTAAACactattatacaattgctaccaaaatcagtttccaaacattctcttcctttttgaactccttgaacTCAGCTGCCTTTTACTGTCCCCACTCCTAgaatttttgggggtgtgggagtAACCTTTTTGACTAGCTAAATCAATATCTATGAGAATATACACATCTTCAAAACCAAAATTTACTGtatagttgatttcaactcagagtgaccctacatagaGTAATCAAGGCTGAAAATCTTCAGGAggccagacagcctcacctttcttccatggcacagTGTCTGGATATGAACCACTGACTCTGAGTTGGCCGTCCAGTGCTTGTCCCAGAGCACCATTAAGCATGCTTTCTGAGCCACTGGGGAATGCTTTCTGTGCTACACTGAGCTACTATTTGAAAATTCAGCGATTTGAGGCCATCCACCAATCAATGGGAAGAAGTTGTAACattctactcccttaaggagGACAGCCTcaggcacccacagcagcagttctagtctgtcctgtaaaGTCACTGAGGATCAGAATAGACTCCGTTACAgatataaaggggcttcaaaatgttcgtgGGAAAGGAGAATTAAAAtcaaaacccccacccacccaatctTTTTGAAACTCTGTGGTGTGATGAGTTTGTGTGTAGAATTTCATTGAGGTGAAAGAACACAGAGAAAGAACCTCTTTTTGTGTTGCCCTAGTATTTAGTTAAAAGGTGGCTTCTCTGGGAACAGTTTGGGCTCAAGGTGTAGGGACGATCTGAGGGCAATAGGGTCCAATAAGTCTGGAGTCTATGAGAATTTTCAGCTCTGTTCCATGTTTCTCTGTTTCTAGCTGGCCCATCTCTTTTGATCCTGATCAGAACGAATGGCACCATCTAGCTGTTCTGGTCTCAAGCAGAGGAGGCAGAGGTTCATGAAGACAATTGGTCCCATGATCCAGTTCCCTCTCTGCCTCCcatgtttccttctttctctttgacCCCAGATGAGAGGATAGGGAGAGAATCCCAGATGATTGCTTGTAAACTTTGAAGAACTTAGACACTTCTCACCAAATTAGGGGGTAGAACACAGACTTTATGGACTCCTTTAGGTCAATAGGCTGAAGTGCTACATAAGACTATTCATAAAATCCCAACTCATTTTTCTCTTAATCACCTGTGTGTGCTTGCCCACCCTATTGTGTGGGTGTCACGTGACGGTTCCTGTTTACCTGCCCATCTCCTTTGACAAATATTACCTTCTtggctgtttttctttcttctcaattAGAGCCATAGAGGGAGAGTCACATGTTCCTACAAGAAAGCAGAGTGCCCCGTTTCCATCTCCCATTCCCTGAGCACCCGCCTACTGACATGTGGTGGGCAGGGAATGGAGGGAGTGACTGGGTGTGCTTCTCTCCCCAGAGGCTCTCGGATACTGTGAACTGCAACATGATGTCTGTTGTCCAGGTGAGGATGGGTGGGGCTGAGGCCACTTGGGCACACAGGATGGCCCTCAGATGACCTGCACTAGGGGGGTGGGGCAGATCTCCTAGGGGGAAGAACAGGATGAAAAGATTGGAAAGGGGAAGACGCGCCCTCCCCTCTTTTCCTCAGATGACCAGAATCGTCCTGCCCCAGATGGTCTCCAGGTAGGAGCCGGCCACTTCCTCTGCCAACCTCCAGACTGTTTCCATTCTCCAGCTGCCACGCCCAagtctccacccctccctcccatgtGTCCCAGTTAAAGGGCTCTGCccaaggagtgggggtgggaaagcCCTGTCCCCTGCCCTCTGCCTGCCTGTCACTcctctccagagactgctctctcctccAGGCACAGAGGGATCATCGTCAATGTCTCCTCTATGGCTGAAAACCACCCCTGGCCATTCCTTGCTGTCTACTCAGCCACAAAGGTACCAGAGCCCACACACCCCAATCCAGGGCTCTACTGCCCACACCCAAATGTTCCCATTAGCACCTCCCTCAAGCCTGAAAACATCTTGAGGAAGGGGGGTGAAGAGCCCCTTCAATCTGGGGTTGCTCATctgaatctcactgccatcgagtcgattccaactcatagcgaccctgcaggacagagtagaacttgcccctgtgggtttaccagactataactctttatccaGGGAGACAATGTCTCCTGTCTTCTGCGGAACCAAACTGCTCAcctagaggttagcagcccagctcttcATCCAGATTGGGGCAGATGTCTGAGGCACAGCCTTGTGGGAAGGAGAGCCCACAAGACATCTTATTCTCAGCGAAACAGAGCCCGGGAGTCAAAAGAGGGCATAGCCTGCCACCAGCGAACCcccagggggagggaaggaaggccgGGGTTGAAGAGACAAGGAGACAGGCCAGGCTGGGCAGGGCTGGGACCCGTGGCAGCAGGAGAGGGGTCACAACCAGGAGACATCCTGTTGTCCCGGTGACCAGTTTGGTAGGATCCTGGCCCTTCAGGACCTTCAGGATGCTCCGGAACAGGGACAGTGTTTGGTGGTGGGTGGCTTTACATCtgtcaccctccctctctcttcctccacagGCTTTTGTGCAAAGATTCTCTGCTGCCGTGGGCGCTGAGTACCTCTCTGAAGGGGTCACCGTGCAGGTGTCCGTGGAGCAGAGGGCGGGGCTCTGGAAGGCGTGGTCTCTGACAGGAGTGGGGCCTCCGAAGCAGAAGCTCAGAGGCCATGGTGGGAGGGCAGCCAGTGGATGAGATGCTTCACATGGGGCCTTTGCTCCACTTCTTTCCTGCAGACCGTGAGCCCAAGTTCAGTCTCCACAAACATGACCTATAACGTCAAGACCGGATGGCTGGTGAAGGGTCGCCAAGATTGGGCTGAGCAGGCGGTGCACACCCTGGGCCTCTCCTCCCACACCTCTGGGTGCCTCAGCCACGCGATGCAGGTGCCTCCTTGGGCTGCAGGGGTGGGGCATGTGTCCTGCAGTAAGCCCTCTGGCTCCCAGGAGGGGAGACAAGCCCCCCACCCTGAGCTGGGTAGAAAGAGGGAGGGCTGAGGAGTCCAACAAGGAGGAGGGCACTGATCTCTGTCCATTCCTCTTCCCAGAGCTTCCTGGTaggtctcctgccctcctggtgtaCCTGCAGTCGCTGGGCAGTCAAGCTTTTGTCTCTGGTGGTGTCTGTAACGCTTAAGAGAGTCACTAAGGACCAAAGCGCCCCCTGTTTGCCCCaaacctgccctataaagttcaCCTTCAAGGTTGATCCTGTAGAAAGTTTCTGCACAAACGGGAAAGAATGCACCGTTGTCAAAAACCAGTGAACCTAGGACCCTGATGACCACGAGGGAATCCGAGAACCACGAACGATGGCGACCGAAAATGACCATCTGGAGCTCGAGCGACAACGGATCGATCAACAAGACCCGATCTGAGGCCCGGCCCATTCCTCATTTCTGCACAGTGGGTCAGGCCACCGGGCCCTGAGCTCGGGGCTGAGGCACGTGAAAGCCTCAGCCCTGCTCATGCATTGGTCCGCCTCAGCCGCCTGCACACAGGCAAGAAATAAACGCTGTGTGCCACCCAGCTGGCCTGGTGACTGAATTGAGTATCTTCTCTCGACCTTCCAATATCCTCCTTCCCCCCAACCCACCACCCACAAGgcaaaaggctaggggaacggGTGAGGTAGGTGTGGGGGCTGGACAGCCTGCTCCTCTTTCCAGCATCCTGGGCCAAGACTGTGAACTTTGGTAGAAATGTACAAGCAGACCAGTGCAGCAGAACCTGACACCTGGAACTGACCTTTCGACCTCTGGGGAAAGGTGCATGTTCTCAAGGCACTCCATGTGTGAGTCTGTGGGTTTACCTTGAGGAATGCTTTCTAACATATCAAATTCCATACGTCTTTGGACACCTGTTTTTACATtatcccaaggagccctggtgctgtagtggttaggcattgggctatgatccacaaagtcagcagttctaaaccatcc
The sequence above is drawn from the Tenrec ecaudatus isolate mTenEca1 chromosome 18, mTenEca1.hap1, whole genome shotgun sequence genome and encodes:
- the LOC142431592 gene encoding very-long-chain 3-oxoacyl-CoA reductase-like translates to MSNQTQIPSVPSVDSILGGQTSPWGLGLVANLAAMWELLSMLGALMAARLLLGAAWGVARAVYIYLLPWTGPGDAWIRSQGAWAVVTGATDGIGQAYAHEFAKRGLNIVLISRNMNKLEKEAKEIERLHGTDTRVIQADFTGGLEIYGAIEEGLKGLEIGVLVNNVGMNYSPRFRKLLECENPAQRLSDTVNCNMMSVVQMTRIVLPQMVSRHRGIIVNVSSMAENHPWPFLAVYSATKAFVQRFSAAVGAEYLSEGVTVQTVSPSSVSTNMTYNVKTGWLVKGRQDWAEQAVHTLGLSSHTSGCLSHAMQWVRPPGPELGAEARESLSPAHALVRLSRLHTGKK